From Solanum lycopersicum chromosome 8, SLM_r2.1, the proteins below share one genomic window:
- the LOC101261253 gene encoding adenine nucleotide transporter BT1, chloroplastic/mitochondrial — MARRDIQAFERKKDGSMSISHLGLQWSLQDSNFCPGGLFASVGQMGSMGFGVSSPNPSDSRDENGGFKLPYSDLCLKYLSFSEGFKIAGNGEEEGVVKEEKKKGGLKIKLKVSNPSLRRLISGAIAGAISRTAVAPLETIRTHLMVGSSGHSSTEVFNSIMKTEGWTGLFRGNFVNVIRVAPSKAVELFVYDTVNKNLSSKPGNQSKIPIPASLVAGACAGVSSTLLTYPLELVKTRLTIQRGVYNGLFDAFVKILKEGGPAELYRGLTPSVIGVIPYAATNYFAYDSLRKAYRKIFKEEKIGNIETLLIGSAAGAISSTATFPLEVARKHMQVGAVSGRAVYKNVIHALVSILEQDGIQGLYKGLGPSCMKLVPAAGISFMCYEACKRILVEAENEK; from the exons ATGGCTAGAAGGGATATACAAGCGTTTGAGCGTAAAAAGGATGGGAGTATGTCTATTTCTCATTTGGGGCTACAATGGAGTCTCCAAGATTCAAACTTTTGTCCTGGTGGATTGTTTGCATCAGTTGGTCAGATGGGAAGTATGGGGTTTGGTGTTTCATCACCTAATCCTTCTGATTCCCGGGATGAAAATGGTGGATTTAAGCTACCTTATTCCGATTTGtgtttgaaatatttatcattcTCCGAGGGGTTTAAGATTGCAGGCAATGGGGAGGAAGAAGGGGTTGTAaaggaggagaagaagaaaggTGGGCTAAAGATTAAGCTTAAGGTTTCAAATCCTTCATTAAGGAGGTTAATAAGTGGTGCGATCGCCGGGGCGATATCTAGAACTGCTGTAGCTCCGTTGGAGACAATAAGAACACATTTGATGGTGGGAAGTAGTGGACATTCTAGTACTGAGGTGTTCAATAGTATCATGAAGACTGAAGGATGGACTGGATTGTTTAGGGGTAACTTTGTTAATGTGATTAGAGTTGCCCCTAGCAAAGCTGTAGAG CTTTTTGTGTATGATACTGTTAATAAGAACTTGTCATCTAAACCCGGTAACCAGTCCAAAATTCCAATTCCTGCCTCATTAGTTGCAGGAGCCTGTGCCGGAGTCAGCTCTACCTTACTGACATATCCACTTGAGCTAGTGAAGACTCGGTTGACGATTCAG AGAGGAGTTTACAATGGCTTATTTGATGCATttgtaaaaatattgaaagaggGTGGGCCTGCTGAGCTCTATAGAGGTCTCACTCCTAGTGTTATAGGAGTCATTCCCTATGCGGCCACAAACTACTTTGCTTATGATTCATTGCGGAAAGCCTACAGAAAGATTTTCAAGGAAGAGAAGATTGGAAACATAGAGACTCTTCTAATTGGATCAGCAGCTGGTGCTATATCTAGCACTGCAACCTTTCCTCTAGAGGTGGCTCGTAAGCACATGCAGGTGGGTGCTGTTAGTGGAAGAGCAGTTTACAAGAATGTAATTCATGCTCTTGTGAGTATACTGGAACAGGATGGGATTCAGGGTCTGTATAAAGGGCTTGGTCCCAGCTGCATGAAGTTAGTTCCTGCCGCAGGAATATCTTTCATGTGTTATGAAGCATGCAAGAGGATATTGGTTGAGGCagaaaatgagaagtaa
- the LOC138337994 gene encoding uncharacterized protein — protein MADTTASSGQSGGSTSNTINSNHLFYIHPSDNPGAMLVAVQFTGVVKNKLRFINGDCPRPRSNDLSYKQWERCDNIVTSWILNSLSKEIADSVEYVQDSAELWKELEDRYEQTNGAKLYQIQREINDLSQGSLDITGYYTKLKKLWEEISTLNAKAQCTCSCTCGAKALTHKAE, from the exons ATGGCAGATACTACTGCAAGTTCTGGCCAATCTGGTGGTTCTACCAGCAACACAATTAATTCCAATCATCTCTTCTATATACATCCATCTGACAACCCCGGAGCAATGCTTGTAGCAGTTCAGTTTACTGGAGTGG TGAAGAACAAGTTGAGATTCATTAATGGAGATTGCCCACGTCCTCGATCAAATGATTTATCATACAAACAATGGGAGAGATGCGATAACATTGTTACTTCTTGGATCCTGAATTCACTATCTAAAGAAATTGCTGATAGTGTTGAGTATGTTCAGGATTCTGCAGAATTATGGAAGGAATTGGAGGATCGATATGAGCAAACAAATGGTGCGAAATTATACCAGATCCAACGAGAAATTAATGACTTGTCGCAGGGATCTCTTGATATCACAGGTTATTACACCAAACTGAAGAAATTATGGGAGGAGATAAGTACTTTGAATGCCAAAGCTCAGTGCACTTGCAGCTGCACTTGTGGAGCAaaggcacttactcacaaagcaGAATAG
- the LOC101261539 gene encoding cellulose synthase A catalytic subunit 1 [UDP-forming]: MEAGGGMVAGSHKRNELVRIRHDSDSGPKPLKPLNSQICQICGDTVGSTASGDVFIACNECAFPVCRACYEYERKDGNQSCPQCKTRYKRFKGSPRVDGDDDEEDVDDIDNEFNYAQGNSKARQQWQGDDAGLSSSSRHESQQPIPLLTDGQPVSGDFPSATTDTQSVRSMSGPLGPGDKHSSLSYVDPRQPVPVRIVDPSKDLNSYGLGSVDWKERVEGWKLKQEKNLVHSTNRYSEGKGGDIEGTGSNGEELQMADDARQPMSRVVPIPSSHLTPYRVVIILRLIILGFFMQYRLTHPVNDAYPLWLVSVICEVWFALSWLLDQFPKWSPVNRETFLDRLALRHDREGEPSQLAPVDIFVSTVDPLKEPPLITANTVLSILAVDYPVDKVSCYVSDDGSAMLTFEALSETAEFARRWVPFCKKFSIEPRAPEFYFAQKIDYLKDKVQPSFVKERRAMKREYEEFKIRINALVAKAQKMPEEGWTMQDGTAWPGNNPRDHPGMIQVFLGHSGGLDTDGNELPRLVYVSREKRPGFQHHKKAGAMNALIRVSAVLTNGAYLLNVDCDHYFNNSKALKEAMCFLMDPVLGKKTCYVQFPQRFDGIDLHDRYANRNIVFFDINLKGLDGLQGPMYVGTGCCFNRQALYGYDPVLTEADLEPNIIVKSCCGGSRKKGRSGNKKYIDKKRAVKRTESTVPIFNMEDIEEGVEGYDEEKSLLMSQRSLEKRFGQSPVFIAATFMEQGGIPASTNPASLLKEAIHVISCGYEDKTEWGKEIGWIYGSVTEDILTGFKMHARGWYSLYCMPPRPAFKGSAPINLSDRLNQVLRWALGSVEILLSRHCPIWYGYSGRLMLLERLAYINTIVYPLTSLPLLAYCTLPAICLLTGKFIIPEISNYAGMWFILLFLSIFATGILELRWSGVSIEDWWRNEQFWVIGGTSAHLFAVFQGLLKVLAGIDTNFTVTSKANDEDGDFAELYVFKWTTLLIPPTAILIVNLVGIVAGVSYAINSGYQSWGPLFGKLFFAIWVIVHLYPFLKGLLGRQNRTPTIVIVWAVLLASIFSLLWVRIDPFTSDASKTAARGQCGINC, translated from the exons ATGGAGGCAGGTGGTGGAATGGTAGCTGGATCTCACAAGCGTAATGAGTTGGTTAGGATTCGACATGATTCTGATAGTGGG CCGAAACCCTTGAAGCCTCTCAATAGCCAAATATGCCAAATTTGTGGTGATACTGTTGGTTCGACTGCTAGTGGTGATGTATTCATTGCTTGTAATGAGTGTGCCTTTCCTGTTTGCCGGGCTTGTTATGAGTACGAGCGTAAAGATGGAAATCAATCATGTCCTCAATGCAAGACCAGATACAAGAGGTTCAAGG GGAGTCCACGAGTGGATGGAGATGATGACGAGGAAGATGTTGATGATATCGACAATGAGTTCAATTATGCTCAAGGAAACAGCAAGGCCAGACAGCAATGGCAGGGTGATGATGCTGGTCTCTCTTCATCCTCTAGACACGAATCTCAGCAACCGATTCCTCTTCTTACAGATGGCCAGCCA GTGTCTGGTGATTTTCCTAGTGCAACAACTGATACACAATCTGTAAGAAGTATGTCAGGACCCTTAGGCCCTGGAGACAAGCATTCATCCCTGTCTTATGTTGATCCAAGACAGCCTG TTCCTGTAAGAATTGTGGACCCCTCAAAGGACTTGAATTCTTATGGGCTTGGAAGTGTTGACTGGAAGGAGAGAGTAGAGGGTTGGAAACTGAAACAGGAGAAAAATCTGGTGCATTCGACAAACAGATATTCTGAAGGGAAAGGCGGGGACATTGAAGGGACAGGGTCGAATGGAGAAGAGCTACAAAT GGCTGACGATGCTCGCCAGCCTATGAGCCGTGTGGTGCCTATTCCTTCATCCCACCTTACCCCATATCGGGTTGTTATCATTTTGCGGTTGATCATCTTGGGATTTTTCATGCAATACCGTCTAACTCATCCAGTGAATGATGCATATCCTCTGTGGCTAGTATCAGTTATTTGTGAGGTTTGGTTTGCCTTGTCCTGGCTCCTCGATCAGTTTCCAAAATGGTCACCAGTCAATCGTGAGACATTCCTTGACAGGCTAGCTTTGAG ACATGATAGAGAAGGGGAGCCTTCGCAGCTTGCACCTGTTGACATCTTTGTCAGTACAGTGGATCCTTTGAAAGAACCTCCTCTCATTACTGCAAACACAGTGTTGTCCATCCTTGCTGTTGATTATCCTGTGGACAAGGTCTCATGCTATGTGTCAGATGATGGTTCAGCAATGCTAACATTTGAAGCCCTTTCTGAGACTGCAGAGTTTGCAAGGAGATGGGTTCCCTTCTGCAAGAAATTCAGCATTGAGCCTCGGGCCCCTGAATTTTATTTTGCTCAAAAGATAGATTATTTGAAGGACAAGGTTCAGCCTTCTTTTGTGAAAGAGCGCAGGGCAATGAAG AGGGAGtatgaagaatttaaaatacgaATCAATGCTCTTGTTGCAAAAGCGCAAAAAATGCCTGAAGAAGGTTGGACAATGCAAGATGGAACAGCTTGGCCTGGAAATAACCCTAGGGATCATCCAGGAATGATCCAG GTCTTTTTGGGGCACAGCGGGGGCCTTGATACTGATGGAAATGAACTTCCTCGTCTGGTGTATGTTTCTCGTGAGAAGCGACCAGGTTTTCAACACCACAAGAAAGCTGGAGCTATGAATGCTTTG ATTCGTGTTTCTGCAGTTCTTACCAATGGAGCATATCTTTTGAATGTCGATTGTGATCACTACTTTAACAACAGCAAAGCACTTAAAGAAGCAATGTGTTTCCTCATGGATCCTGTTCTTGGAAAGAAGACATGCTATGTTCAGTTCCCTCAGCGATTTGATGGCATTGACTTGCACGATCGATATGCTAACCGAAACATTGTGTTCTTTGAT ATCAACTTGAAAGGGTTGGATGGCCTTCAGGGTCCTATGTATGTGGGAACTGGGTGTTGTTTTAACAGGCAGGCCCTTTACGGGTATGATCCTGTATTAACTGAGGCTGATTTGGAGCCAAACATCATTGTTAAGAGCTGTTGTGGTGGGTCAAGGAAGAAGGGAAGGAGTGGAAACAAGAAATACATTGATAAGAAGAGGGCAGTAAAAAGAACAGAATCCACTGTCCCAATTTTCAATATGGAAGACATTGAAGAAGGCGTAGAAG GATATGATGAGGAGAAGTCACTGCTTATGTCACAGAGGAGCTTGGAGAAGCGATTTGGTCAATCACCAGTGTTTATTGCTGCCACATTTATGGAACAAGGAGGCATTCCTGCATCCACTAATCCTGCATCTCTTTTGAAAGAAGCAATTCATGTTATTAGCTGTGGCTACGAGGACAAGACTGAATGGGGAAAAGAG ATTGGGTGGATATATGGGTCTGTCACTGAAGATATTTTGACTGGGTTTAAGATGCATGCACGAGGATGGTATTCCCTCTATTGCATGCCTCCTCGACCAGCGTTTAAAGGGTCTGCTCCTATCAATCTTTCTGATCGTTTAAACCAGGTGCTCCGGTGGGCTTTGGGTTCTGTTGAAATCCTGTTGAGTAGGCATTGCCCAATATGGTATGGCTACAGTGGCAGATTGATGCTTCTGGAGAGATTAGCATATATTAATACAATCGTCTATCCTCTCACATCTTTACCCTTGCTTGCTTACTGTACGCTTCCTGCCATCTGTCTTCTGACCGGCAAATTTATCATTCCTGAG ATAAGCAACTATGCTGGCATGTGGTTCATTCTACTCTTTCTTTCCATTTTCGCAACTGGTATATTGGAGCTTAGGTGGAGTGGTGTGAGTATTGAAGACTGGTGGAGAAATGAACAGTTTTGGGTCATTGGTGGTACATCGGCTCACTTGTTTGCAGTTTTCCAAGGTCTCCTGAAAGTGCTTGCTGGGATTGATACCAACTTTACAGTCACATCAAAGGCAAACGATGAGGATGGAGATTTTGCTGAGCTTTATGTGTTCAAATGGACAACTCTCCTTATTCCTCCTACAGCAATCCTTATCGTGAATCTGGTAGGAATTGTGGCAGGTGTTTCGTATGCCATAAACAGTGGATATCAATCATGGGGTCCTCTATTCGGGAAGTTGTTCTTTGCCATTTGGGTCATTGTCCACTTGTACCCTTTCCTCAAAGGTTTGTTGGGACGTCAGAATCGTACTCCTACCATTGTCATTGTCTGGGCTGTTCTCCTTGCATCCATATTCTCATTGCTTTGGGTGCGTATCGACCCCTTCACATCAGACGCGTCAAAGACTGCTGCAAGAGGTCAATGTGGTATCAACTGTTAG